The following are encoded together in the Gasterosteus aculeatus chromosome 7, fGasAcu3.hap1.1, whole genome shotgun sequence genome:
- the nipal4 gene encoding magnesium transporter NIPA4: protein MRDVHLNNETCGNGSQLRLWCGSQSAVCSVSGGQTHLDSNSTDVQTDVAYNPWLGLTLALLSAFLIGGSVILKKKALLRLAVHGHTRAGEGGHSYLKDWLWWAGLLTMGAGEVCNFAAYMFAPATLVTPLGALSVLISAVLSSYLLGEALNVVGKLGCLLCMLGSVLLVIHAPQEQEVTSLEDMTNKLLEPGFLVYAAAVLLLCSALVFYFSPRVGRSNIFVYVSICSLLGAFTVSSVKGLAIAISSVFRDLAVFTNPLTWILLFTLIVSIVTQVNYLNKSLDTFNTLLVYPIYYVLFTTVVLSTSIILFQEWRSIAAVDVVTTLGAFLVIVVGVAMLHLFRGMQLSMKELTNQLSQPVERAGFPVEGSANGGTGGGRSKGGKEDKYQLMDHMVIESLPPMRDEGPRVFIIS from the exons ATGCGAGATGTTCACCTGAACAACGAGACCTGCGGTAACG GTTCTCAGCTCAGGTTGTGGTGCGGCTCACAGTCGGCTGTCTGTTCAGTCTCTGGAGGCCAGACGCACCTGGACAGCAAcagcacag ATGTGCAGACAGATGTGGCCTACAACCCCTGGCTGGGTCTGACCCTGGCCCTGCTGTCAGCCTTCCTCATTGGCGGCAGCGTCATCCTCAAGAAGAAAGCTCTGCTGCGATTGGCCGTCCACGGACACACCAGAGCAG GCGAGGGGGGTCACAGCTACCTGAAGGACTGGCTGTGGTGGGCCGGTCTGCTCACCA TGGGAGCCGGAGAGGTCTGTAACTTCGCCGCCTACATGTTTGCCCCGGCCACGCTGGTGACACCGCTGGGCGCTCTGAGCGTCCTCATCAG TGCCGTTCTGTCCTCCTACCTGCTGGGGGAGGCGCTGAACGTGGTGGGGAAGCTCGGCTGTCTGCTGTGCATGCTGGGAAGCGTCCTGCTGGTCATCCACGCCCCgcaggaacaggaagtgacatcactaGAGGACATGACCAACAAGCTGCTGGAGCCCG GCTTCCTGGTGTACGCGGCggccgtgctgctgctgtgttccGCGCTCGTGTTCTACTTCTCTCCTCGGGTCGGACGCTCCAACATCTTCGTGTACGTCAGCATCTGCTCGCTGCTCGGGGCCTTCACCGTGTCCTCCGTGAAGGGCCTCGCCATCGCCATCAGCAGCG TGTTTCGTGATCTTGCCGTGTTTACTAATCCTCTCACCTGGATTCTGCTGTTCACTCTCATCGTCTCCATAGTAACGCAG GTGAACTACCTGAACAAGTCTCTGGACACCTTCAACACCCTGCTGGTGTACCCCATCTATTACGTCCTCTTCACCACCGTGGTTCTGTCCACCTCCATCATCCTCTTCCAGGAATGGAGGAGCATTGCGGCCGTGGACGTGGTCACAACGCTGGGGGCCTTCCTGGTCATTGTGGTGGGCGTGGCCATGCTCCACCTCTTCAGAGGGATGCAG CTGTCCATGAAGGAGCTGACCAATCAGCTTTCTCAGCCGGTGGAGAGGGCGGGGTTTCCAGTGGAGGGATCAGCCAatggaggaacaggaggaggaagaagcaagGGGGGAAAAGAGGATAAATATCAGCTGATGGACCACATGGTGATAGAGAGTCTTCCTCCGATGAGGGATGAAGGGCCGAGGGTCTTCATCATCAGCTGA
- the LOC120823144 gene encoding histone H3-like, translating into MDQSAPPGLRPVLHKAAVPAHAAFLPDLRPRSGPDRSSNMARTKQTARKSTGGKAPRKQLATKAARKSAPATGGVKKPHRYRPGTVALREIRRYQKSTELLIRKLPFQRLVREIAQDFKTDLRFQSSAVMALQESSEAYLVGLFEDTNLCAIHAKRVTIMPKDIQLARRIRGERA; encoded by the coding sequence ATGGACCAATCAGCGCCGCCCGGACTCCGGCCGGTCCTTCATAAGGCCGCTGTTCCCGCTCACGCAGCATTCCTTCCCGATCTGAGACCTCGGAGCGGACCGGACCGAAGCAGCAACATGGCCAGAACCAAGCAGACCGCCCGGAAGTCCACCGGAGGCAAAGCGCCCAGGAAGCAGCTCGCCACCAAGGCCGCCCGCAAGAGCGCCCCGGCCACCGGCGGCGTGAAGAAGCCGCACCGTTACCGGCCCGGCACCGTGGCCCTGAGGGAGATCCGCCGCTACCAGAAGTCCACCGAGCTGCTGATCcgcaagctgcccttccagcgCCTCGTGCGGGAGATCGCGCAGGACTTCAAGACCGACCTGCGCTTCCAGAGCTCCGCCGTCATGGCcctgcaggagtccagcgaggcttacctggtgggcctgttcgaggacaccaacctgtgcgccatccacgccaagcgggtcaccatcatgcccaaagacatccagctggcccgccGCATCCGCGGGGAGCGAGCCTAG
- the ins gene encoding insulin, with amino-acid sequence MASLWLQSVSLLVLLVWSCPGSQAAAGPQHLCGSHLVDALYLVCGERGFFYNPKRDVDPLMGFLPPKVGGASAAAGGENEVAEFAFKDQMEMMVKRGIVEQCCHRPCNIFDLQNYCN; translated from the exons ATGGCGTCTCTGTGGCTCCAGTCCGTGTCTCTACTGGTCTTACTGGTCTGGTCGTGTCCCGGCTCTCAGGCGGCCGCCGGCCCTCAACACCTGTGTGGGTCTCACCTGGTGGACGCCCTGTACCTGGTCTGTGGGGAGAGGGGCTTCTTCTACAACCCCAAGAGAGACGTGGACCCTCTGATGG GTTTCCTGCCTCCGAAAGTGGGCGGAGCCTCTGCAGCGGCTGGCGGAGAGAACGAGGTGGCGGAGTTTGCCTTCAAGGAccagatggagatgatggtgaagcGAGGCATCGTGGAGCAGTGCTGCCACCGGCCGTGCAACATCTTCGACCTGCAGAACTACTGCAACTGA